ATGCCAAACTCATTAAGCCAATTCTAAAGGTCCATCCGCAATTTCAGCAATATAGAAATCAGCATCATAGCCGACCGTATCCCGATAAACTTGACCCACGTTTGCCTTAAAAGCGTCAACTTGATCCTTTTCAACAATTGCAATTGCACAGCCACCAAAACCGGCCCCAGTCATCCGCGCGCCTAAAACGCCAGGTTGTTGCCAAGCAGTTTCTGCCAAGGTATCTAATTCTTTACCCGTAACTTCATAATCAAAATGTAGTGACACGTGTGAAGCGGTCACTAAGCTACCGAAAGTCTTTAAGTCAGCATTAGCCAAAGCCTGCGTTGCTCGGATAGCGCGTTGATTTTCAAAAACAGCATGCCGGGCGCGTTTAATTAACGTGGCATCATTAATCAGATAGGCCGCTTCATCAAAGTTAGCTTCATCTAAATCACCTAATGACTTAATAGCTAACTTCGTTTGGAGGCGTGCCAAGGCTTCTTCACATTCAGCCCGACGTTCATTGTATTTCGAATCTTGAAGTTCGCGCCGTTTATTCGTATTCATAATCACAATAACATGATTCCCCAATTTAACAGGGGCGTATGAATAGGCCATGGTATTGGTATCTAATAGGATTGCTTGATCTTTTTTACCCATACCAACTGCAAATTGATCCATAATTCCCGAGTTAACGCCGATATAATTATTTTCAACTTTTTGACCTAATTTAACGAGGTCTAATTGGCTAACCGTTAAGTTAAAGCCAGTCTTTAAAACAATTCCCATCAACAATTCGATAGAAGCTGATGATGATAACCCAGCACCATCTGGTAGATTTCCATGCACATATAAATCAAAACCATGATCAAATGTAACGCCGGTCTTCGCTAATTCATCCATCATCCCTTTAGGATAATTCGTCCAACCAGCGGCCTTGTCATAATTTAAA
This genomic window from Lactobacillus sp. CBA3606 contains:
- a CDS encoding galactokinase, translating into MKTSDLRQEFKTTFDSEPERVFFSPGRINLIGEHTDYNGGHVFPCAISIGTYGVYAARTDNTVRMYSANIPDQGIVTFDVHDLNYDKAAGWTNYPKGMMDELAKTGVTFDHGFDLYVHGNLPDGAGLSSSASIELLMGIVLKTGFNLTVSQLDLVKLGQKVENNYIGVNSGIMDQFAVGMGKKDQAILLDTNTMAYSYAPVKLGNHVIVIMNTNKRRELQDSKYNERRAECEEALARLQTKLAIKSLGDLDEANFDEAAYLINDATLIKRARHAVFENQRAIRATQALANADLKTFGSLVTASHVSLHFDYEVTGKELDTLAETAWQQPGVLGARMTGAGFGGCAIAIVEKDQVDAFKANVGQVYRDTVGYDADFYIAEIADGPLELA